Proteins co-encoded in one Flavobacteriaceae bacterium MAR_2009_75 genomic window:
- a CDS encoding 3,4-dihydroxy 2-butanone 4-phosphate synthase/GTP cyclohydrolase II, with product MKITDTDNTIQLNTIEEAIEDIKNGKVIIVVDDENRENEGDFLAAAELATPETVNFMATHGKGLICAPLTEGRCKQLGLHMMVTNNTDPLETAFTVSVDLRGKGVTTGISASDRSKTVRSLVDPATKPHDLARPGHIFPLIAKEGGVLRRTGHTEAAIDFARLADLKPAGIIVEIMNDDGSMARLPELYEVAKKFDLKIVSIEDLVAYRMDHDSLIIKKEDFEITTRFGNFRLRAYQQTTNDHVHLALTKGTWNKDEKVLTRINSTMVNNDILGTLTNNVDAKLEDMFNAINKEEKGAIVFINQNPKALNLLARLSELKELQRQGVYKAPKIDMDSKDFGIGAQILHDLGIVKMKVLSNSPETKRVGIVGYGLEIVEYVGY from the coding sequence ATGAAAATTACCGATACTGACAATACAATTCAATTGAACACAATTGAAGAAGCTATAGAAGACATAAAGAACGGCAAGGTCATTATAGTGGTCGATGATGAGAACCGTGAGAATGAAGGAGATTTTTTGGCCGCAGCGGAACTGGCTACACCAGAGACCGTCAATTTTATGGCTACTCATGGTAAAGGATTGATTTGTGCCCCGTTAACCGAAGGTCGATGTAAACAACTTGGGCTTCACATGATGGTCACCAATAATACAGACCCCTTGGAAACGGCTTTTACCGTATCGGTAGATTTAAGGGGCAAGGGAGTCACCACGGGAATCTCCGCTTCCGACAGGTCAAAAACGGTTCGCTCACTAGTCGACCCCGCAACGAAACCTCATGATTTGGCACGGCCGGGTCATATTTTTCCATTGATTGCCAAAGAAGGTGGTGTTTTACGCAGAACGGGGCACACCGAGGCCGCCATAGATTTTGCGCGCCTAGCGGATTTAAAACCGGCCGGTATTATCGTAGAAATCATGAACGACGATGGTTCTATGGCACGCCTACCAGAACTCTATGAGGTTGCGAAAAAGTTTGACCTAAAGATTGTATCGATTGAAGATTTGGTCGCCTATCGCATGGATCATGATAGTCTTATTATCAAAAAAGAAGATTTCGAAATAACCACACGTTTCGGCAACTTCAGGTTACGGGCCTATCAACAGACTACCAATGACCATGTACATTTAGCTTTAACTAAGGGAACTTGGAACAAAGATGAAAAAGTATTGACTCGCATCAACTCGACTATGGTCAACAATGATATATTAGGTACGCTAACGAACAATGTTGATGCAAAGTTAGAAGATATGTTCAACGCCATCAATAAAGAAGAAAAAGGGGCCATTGTTTTTATCAACCAGAACCCAAAAGCTTTGAATCTATTGGCACGATTGTCTGAACTTAAAGAGTTACAAAGACAGGGAGTTTACAAAGCCCCCAAAATTGATATGGATTCGAAGGATTTCGGTATCGGAGCACAAATACTTCATGATTTGGGAATTGTAAAGATGAAGGTGCTTTCCAATTCACCGGAAACCAAGCGTGTGGGTATTGTGGGTTACGGACTCGAAATTGTCGAATACGTGGGTTATTAA
- a CDS encoding lipopolysaccharide export system permease protein (manually curated), with amino-acid sequence MRILDRYILSRFLYNFLSSFVILMFIFIFQTIWLFIDDFAGKGLDIMIIGKFFFYMMPSLTEKVLPLTVLLASILTFGTFAENYEFAAMKASGISLQRSMLSLIIFMVLLGGVTFYFANNVIPASEQKIYNMRRNIAKVKPAAAIEKGVFSDFEGMSIKVDEKYGEKDRFLKNVIIHEKTDANVNSTVIKAKTGELISSEDSELIQLVLRDGHYYRDVENKDKNTKRKYPFTKADFDVYRRNIEVPEMDQDLEEENVSNREKMKNVSRLIKDMDSIEQDNKRIVTAFSKNIVQRMGAFAVLPKIDSSITNRAEEKPHVAPSSKEIIDENTVLDTTEGDSLNSNTEAKIAEPFTGDIMELFKDYQQGQIINAAKNSVSNIMTSVDGKKNELDKRYEIHRRHIFSLHDKYALALSCIILFFVGAPLGAIIRKGGIGLPMVIAILLFLAYYFIGVFAENYSYKGNIHPIIGAWVSSMIMLPLGVYLTQRATADRGMMSFGNGIDKIKRLFIKKAKSEE; translated from the coding sequence TTGAGAATTCTAGACCGATATATTTTATCGCGATTTCTTTATAATTTTCTGAGTTCGTTCGTTATACTGATGTTCATATTCATCTTTCAAACGATATGGCTCTTCATTGACGATTTTGCAGGTAAAGGTCTAGATATCATGATTATAGGGAAGTTCTTTTTCTATATGATGCCCAGCCTTACAGAGAAGGTTTTGCCTTTGACAGTGCTTTTGGCCTCTATTCTTACTTTCGGAACATTTGCTGAAAATTACGAGTTTGCCGCTATGAAAGCTTCGGGAATTTCGCTGCAGCGTTCTATGCTAAGTTTAATAATTTTCATGGTGCTTTTGGGTGGAGTTACTTTTTATTTTGCCAATAACGTAATACCTGCATCTGAGCAAAAAATTTACAATATGCGTCGGAACATTGCTAAAGTAAAGCCGGCCGCCGCTATTGAGAAAGGGGTTTTTAGCGATTTTGAGGGTATGAGCATCAAAGTAGATGAAAAATATGGTGAAAAAGACCGTTTCTTAAAAAATGTGATCATTCATGAGAAGACCGATGCCAACGTCAACAGCACGGTAATCAAAGCTAAAACGGGCGAACTGATCAGTAGCGAAGACTCAGAACTTATTCAGTTGGTTCTTAGAGATGGTCATTATTATAGGGATGTAGAAAATAAGGACAAGAATACCAAAAGAAAATACCCCTTTACTAAAGCAGATTTCGATGTTTATAGAAGGAACATCGAAGTACCGGAAATGGACCAAGACCTGGAAGAAGAGAATGTTTCGAATCGGGAAAAGATGAAAAACGTGTCCCGTCTTATAAAAGATATGGACTCCATTGAGCAGGACAATAAACGTATCGTTACCGCCTTTTCAAAGAATATCGTTCAACGTATGGGAGCATTTGCGGTACTGCCGAAAATTGATTCATCCATTACAAATAGAGCAGAAGAAAAACCACATGTAGCTCCATCTTCCAAAGAAATAATCGATGAAAATACTGTTCTTGACACTACTGAAGGTGATTCTTTAAACTCAAATACCGAAGCGAAAATTGCCGAACCTTTTACGGGTGATATTATGGAGCTGTTTAAAGACTACCAACAAGGTCAAATCATTAATGCGGCGAAAAACTCAGTATCGAACATTATGACCTCGGTCGATGGTAAAAAGAACGAACTAGACAAGCGCTATGAAATACACAGAAGGCACATATTTTCCCTACACGACAAATATGCCCTGGCACTTTCGTGCATAATTCTGTTTTTCGTAGGTGCCCCATTAGGAGCAATTATTAGAAAAGGCGGTATAGGCCTACCTATGGTAATCGCCATCTTACTATTTTTGGCTTATTATTTTATAGGTGTTTTTGCCGAGAACTATTCCTATAAAGGTAATATTCACCCTATTATCGGGGCATGGGTTTCTTCAATGATAATGTTACCTTTGGGGGTTTATTTGACCCAACGCGCCACTGCTGACAGAGGTATGATGAGTTTTGGCAACGGAATAGATAAAATAAAGAGACTCTTTATAAAAAAGGCTAAATCAGAGGAATGA
- a CDS encoding outer membrane lipoprotein-sorting protein: MKKITFLLTLFVGLNMLSAQNSDKAKALLEDVYSKVKSYDNIQVDFKYVLNNAEAGINQETRGEVTLEGKKYIGNFFGATQLYDGSKVYTIVPENEEVTIEDKSEDSNALTPDKMLTFYREGHNYEMDILQNVNGRKIQFIKLTPIDTDSEIKNILLGIDAETKHIYKVIETGNNGTTTTITVNTFKTNQPLSKTLFTFDEAKYKNDGYYIVRN, from the coding sequence ATGAAAAAAATTACTTTTTTACTTACCCTTTTCGTGGGTTTAAATATGTTGAGTGCCCAAAATTCAGATAAGGCCAAAGCGCTTTTAGAAGATGTGTACAGCAAAGTTAAAAGTTATGACAATATACAAGTAGATTTCAAATATGTATTGAACAACGCCGAGGCGGGCATCAACCAAGAAACCCGTGGTGAAGTAACCTTAGAAGGTAAAAAATATATCGGTAATTTTTTCGGGGCCACACAACTTTATGATGGTTCAAAGGTATATACTATAGTTCCTGAAAATGAAGAAGTTACTATTGAAGATAAATCTGAGGACTCCAATGCTCTTACCCCTGATAAAATGTTGACTTTTTATCGTGAAGGCCACAATTACGAAATGGATATTCTTCAGAATGTAAACGGAAGAAAAATTCAATTTATAAAGTTGACTCCCATTGATACCGATTCTGAAATCAAGAATATACTTCTAGGTATCGATGCCGAGACCAAACATATCTATAAGGTCATCGAGACTGGAAATAACGGTACAACGACCACTATTACAGTTAATACTTTCAAAACGAATCAGCCATTGTCAAAAACCTTGTTTACTTTTGACGAGGCCAAATACAAAAACGACGGCTACTACATTGTAAGAAACTAA
- a CDS encoding S-DNA-T family DNA segregation ATPase FtsK/SpoIIIE, whose amino-acid sequence MAKKKTTTKKKTASKKVSLKPSKQNTIILGSLLILFSMALFFSFVSFYFTWQDDQSLLTEFSDRNEEAKNLLNKFGASVSHFFVYKGFGIATLIFTILLCITGLYLFLNLDKKGLLRKWIWGLIFMVWISIALGFAAETHPLLGGLVGYEMNDFLKDYTGAIGVVLILLFGLVLILVRLFNFTPEIIVQFFARKGKTASKKEKDANTTESKASTVMAAEMEDEAPVVIDTYTHKKDIPSIEKEEVKDDFEVNVPVEEETEDSLSMEVEKIVEEKEETDNIADKLVEDFGEFDPTLELGNYKFPTIELLDPHGVTGGITINQEELEENKNKIVETLKNYKIGISQIKATIGPTVTLYEIVPEAGIRISKIKNLEDDIALSLAALGIRIIAPIPGKGTIGIEVPNKNATIVSMRSVIASSKFQKAEMQLPIAFGKTISNETFVVDLAKMPHLLMAGATGQGKSVGLNAVLTSLLYKKHPAEVKFILVDPKKVELSIYNKIERHFLAKLPDSEEAIITDNAKVINTLNSLCIEMDNRYELLKTAMVRNLKEYNAKFKARKLNPNDGHKYLPYIVLVIDEFADLIMTAGKEVETPIARLAQLARAIGIHLIIATQRPSVNVITGIIKANFPARIAFRVTSKIDSRTILDAQGADQLIGRGDMLYTQGNDVTRIQCAFVDTPEVDKITEYIGSQRAYPNAHELPEYSGEESGTSIDYEIADRDAMFRDAAEVIVTAQQGSASLIQRKLKLGYNRAGRIVDQLEAAGIVGPFEGSKARQVLVPDLLALDQLLSNEGSK is encoded by the coding sequence ATGGCGAAAAAGAAAACAACTACAAAAAAAAAGACGGCTTCTAAAAAGGTGAGCTTAAAGCCATCTAAACAGAATACAATTATATTGGGCAGTTTGCTGATATTGTTCAGCATGGCTCTTTTCTTTTCTTTTGTTTCGTTCTATTTTACTTGGCAAGACGATCAAAGTCTCCTAACCGAATTTAGCGACAGAAACGAAGAAGCCAAAAATTTGCTGAACAAGTTCGGAGCTTCGGTCAGCCATTTCTTTGTATATAAGGGTTTTGGAATAGCTACACTAATTTTTACCATTTTACTCTGTATCACCGGACTCTACCTTTTTCTAAATCTTGATAAAAAGGGGCTTTTAAGAAAGTGGATCTGGGGCTTAATTTTCATGGTGTGGATTTCGATAGCATTAGGTTTCGCCGCAGAAACACATCCTTTGTTGGGCGGATTGGTCGGCTATGAAATGAATGATTTTTTAAAAGACTATACAGGTGCAATAGGCGTTGTGCTTATTCTACTGTTCGGTCTTGTACTGATTCTTGTTCGCTTATTTAATTTTACCCCAGAGATTATCGTTCAGTTTTTCGCTAGAAAAGGGAAGACTGCATCTAAGAAAGAAAAAGACGCCAATACAACGGAATCCAAAGCTTCGACGGTCATGGCAGCGGAAATGGAAGACGAGGCACCCGTAGTAATCGACACCTACACCCACAAGAAAGATATTCCATCTATAGAAAAAGAAGAGGTCAAAGACGATTTTGAGGTGAATGTTCCTGTGGAGGAAGAGACCGAGGATAGTCTTTCTATGGAAGTAGAAAAAATCGTTGAGGAAAAAGAAGAAACAGATAATATTGCCGATAAGCTAGTAGAAGATTTCGGAGAGTTCGACCCTACCCTTGAATTGGGCAACTACAAATTTCCTACAATCGAGCTTTTAGACCCTCACGGGGTAACCGGTGGTATTACCATCAATCAAGAGGAACTTGAGGAAAACAAGAACAAAATTGTCGAGACCCTCAAGAATTACAAAATCGGGATTTCACAGATCAAAGCTACTATTGGGCCAACGGTAACCCTGTATGAAATTGTTCCGGAAGCCGGTATACGAATTTCAAAAATCAAAAACCTAGAAGACGATATAGCCTTATCATTAGCGGCTTTGGGTATTCGTATCATAGCCCCTATACCAGGTAAAGGTACGATCGGTATTGAAGTGCCCAACAAGAATGCGACCATTGTTTCCATGCGATCGGTAATCGCTTCGAGCAAGTTTCAGAAAGCGGAAATGCAATTGCCCATTGCCTTTGGTAAGACCATTAGCAACGAGACTTTCGTTGTCGACCTTGCTAAAATGCCCCACCTTTTGATGGCTGGTGCCACAGGCCAAGGTAAATCGGTAGGTTTGAATGCAGTACTAACCTCGCTATTGTATAAAAAGCACCCGGCGGAAGTAAAATTTATATTGGTCGACCCTAAAAAGGTAGAATTATCGATCTATAATAAAATCGAACGCCACTTTCTGGCGAAATTGCCCGATTCAGAAGAGGCAATCATAACCGACAACGCTAAGGTTATCAATACCTTGAATTCCCTCTGTATCGAGATGGATAACCGTTACGAGTTATTGAAAACGGCTATGGTCAGAAATTTAAAGGAATACAATGCGAAGTTCAAAGCACGTAAATTGAACCCCAACGATGGGCATAAGTACTTGCCTTACATTGTATTGGTCATTGATGAGTTTGCCGATTTAATCATGACCGCGGGTAAAGAGGTAGAAACCCCAATCGCCCGTTTGGCACAGTTGGCCAGGGCTATTGGTATTCATCTTATCATTGCCACTCAACGACCTTCTGTCAACGTTATTACAGGTATTATCAAGGCTAACTTTCCGGCACGTATCGCTTTTCGGGTAACCTCGAAAATCGATTCCCGAACCATTTTAGATGCCCAAGGTGCGGATCAGTTGATTGGCCGTGGTGATATGCTTTACACTCAAGGTAACGATGTTACCCGTATTCAGTGCGCTTTTGTAGACACCCCTGAAGTAGACAAAATAACCGAATATATCGGTTCACAAAGGGCCTATCCGAATGCACATGAGCTTCCTGAGTATTCCGGTGAAGAGTCTGGCACAAGTATTGATTATGAAATAGCGGATAGAGATGCCATGTTCCGCGATGCTGCAGAAGTCATTGTAACGGCACAACAAGGTTCGGCTTCCCTCATCCAGAGAAAACTTAAATTAGGTTATAACAGAGCGGGCAGAATTGTCGATCAGCTTGAAGCTGCCGGTATTGTCGGTCCGTTTGAAGGTAGTAAGGCCCGTCAGGTATTGGTGCCCGACCTGTTGGCCTTAGATCAATTATTAAGCAACGAAGGCTCTAAATAA
- a CDS encoding diacylglycerol kinase (ATP) — protein MRKESFLENRIKSVGFAFRGALLLIRTEASIKIQVALAILVTLAGFYFEISNTEWILQVLAISLVVGIEGANTAIEKLCDFIHPEFDKRIGFIKDVSAGAVMLVSIGAIIVGLIIYLPKIF, from the coding sequence ATGCGTAAAGAATCGTTTCTTGAAAATAGAATTAAAAGTGTGGGCTTCGCTTTTCGCGGGGCCCTTCTTCTGATTCGTACTGAGGCCAGTATCAAAATTCAAGTGGCCTTGGCCATATTAGTGACCCTTGCAGGCTTCTATTTTGAAATATCGAATACCGAGTGGATTCTTCAGGTATTGGCCATATCATTGGTAGTAGGTATTGAAGGCGCGAATACCGCTATTGAAAAATTGTGCGATTTTATACACCCAGAATTTGACAAGCGTATCGGTTTTATTAAAGATGTATCCGCGGGTGCCGTAATGTTAGTTTCCATAGGTGCCATTATTGTAGGCCTTATAATTTATTTGCCCAAAATATTTTAA
- a CDS encoding thiol peroxidase (atypical 2-Cys peroxiredoxin) → MATVTLKGNEIHTVGSLPANGSKAPDFTLTKSDLSSASLSDFAGKRVILNIFPSVDTGTCAQSVRQFNEEAAELDNTVVLCISKDLPFAQARFCGAEGIDNVEMLSDFRDGSFGEAYNVSFSDGPLMPLHSRSVIVIDESGNVIYSEQVAETVDEPNYKAALEALADA, encoded by the coding sequence ATGGCTACAGTTACCTTAAAAGGAAATGAAATACATACCGTAGGAAGCCTTCCCGCAAACGGAAGCAAGGCACCTGACTTTACATTGACCAAAAGTGACCTCTCGAGTGCATCATTATCTGATTTTGCAGGTAAAAGGGTCATCTTAAATATTTTTCCCAGTGTTGATACCGGTACCTGTGCCCAATCGGTACGCCAATTTAACGAAGAGGCCGCTGAACTAGATAATACAGTGGTTCTTTGTATCTCTAAAGATTTACCTTTTGCCCAAGCTAGATTTTGTGGTGCCGAAGGAATCGATAATGTCGAAATGCTTTCCGATTTTAGAGACGGTAGTTTTGGTGAGGCTTACAACGTATCGTTCAGCGATGGCCCATTGATGCCCTTACATTCGAGATCTGTCATAGTTATCGATGAATCTGGTAACGTAATTTATTCAGAGCAAGTTGCCGAGACCGTAGACGAACCGAATTATAAGGCTGCTCTTGAAGCCTTGGCAGATGCGTAA
- a CDS encoding thioredoxin — MVLELEKDNLKEIIAENKNVVVQYSAGWCGNCRIMKPKFKKEASTHEDITFVIADAEKYPESRKMATVDNLPTFASFSNGAFKNQVQTNKYDVLKDLINEVASN; from the coding sequence ATGGTATTAGAATTAGAAAAAGACAACCTCAAAGAAATTATTGCCGAGAACAAAAATGTGGTGGTTCAATATTCTGCTGGTTGGTGTGGCAATTGTCGCATTATGAAGCCAAAATTTAAGAAAGAGGCCTCGACTCACGAAGATATCACCTTTGTAATTGCCGATGCAGAGAAATATCCTGAGAGCAGAAAAATGGCTACGGTCGATAACCTTCCTACTTTTGCTTCCTTCTCGAACGGAGCATTCAAAAATCAGGTACAGACCAACAAATATGATGTGCTAAAAGACTTGATCAATGAAGTTGCCAGTAATTAA
- a CDS encoding peroxiredoxin (alkyl hydroperoxide reductase subunit C), whose translation MALVGKKFPNLSVNAMNDLGDTFKLNVLEEAQKNNKKVVLFWYPKDFTFVCPTELHAFQAALGEFEKRNTLVIGASCDTAEVHFAWLSTDKDNGGIEGVTYPLLADSNRNLASTLGILDITNEEYDEQTGVITVEGDNVTYRATYLIDEEGTVFHEGINHMPLGRNVNEYLRLIDAYTHVQEKGEVCPANWEEGKEAMTADRKGVANYLSVHAN comes from the coding sequence ATGGCCTTAGTAGGAAAAAAATTCCCAAATCTTAGCGTAAACGCAATGAACGACTTGGGTGACACTTTTAAATTGAACGTATTAGAAGAAGCCCAAAAAAATAATAAGAAAGTGGTACTTTTTTGGTACCCTAAAGATTTCACTTTTGTTTGCCCGACAGAGCTTCATGCTTTTCAGGCTGCATTAGGTGAATTCGAAAAAAGAAACACGCTAGTCATTGGTGCTTCGTGCGATACTGCTGAAGTACACTTTGCTTGGTTAAGCACAGATAAAGATAATGGTGGCATTGAAGGTGTAACCTATCCCCTATTAGCTGATAGCAATAGAAACTTGGCTTCTACCTTGGGTATTTTAGACATCACTAACGAAGAATACGATGAACAAACCGGTGTAATTACCGTCGAAGGTGACAATGTTACTTACCGTGCCACTTATTTGATCGATGAAGAAGGTACTGTTTTTCATGAAGGTATAAACCACATGCCATTAGGTAGAAACGTAAACGAATATCTTCGATTGATCGATGCTTATACGCACGTACAAGAAAAAGGTGAAGTTTGCCCTGCGAACTGGGAAGAAGGCAAAGAAGCGATGACCGCTGACAGAAAAGGTGTTGCAAATTACCTTTCAGTTCACGCGAACTAA
- a CDS encoding transporter (NhaC family) has product MANTDFMQSSQGGEHREDENIVENRELNIFEALIPVIALVAMLAYNVYVFGDDALSGSNQFILLLGGAVAAIVGFRNKVSYKKMIGEVSENIKSTTGALLILLMVGALAGTWLISGIIPAMIYYGLQILNPTIFLAACVIICAIISVATGSSWTTSATVGIALIGIGEALGVSLGMTAGAVLSGAYFGDKLSPLSDTTNLAPAMAGGELFEHIRYMLYTTVPTISVTLIVFIIIGLNIDTSGSAEIGSLLTSIDATFTINGWLFIVPAIVIFLIVKKTPPLGALLIGTLLGALFALIFQPEIVAGITESKILTFENGYKGILKAITVDTAVPTDNEALNDLFSASGMAGMLGTIWLIVCAMVFGGIMDGIGALDRITKSLLNMAQSTFGLFASTVGSCLALNITASDQYLAIVVPGKMFSKAYEDKGLAPENLSRTLEDSGTVTSVLIPWNTCGAYHSGVLGVGTAEYAFFAIFNWLSPITTLVFAALHIKIRHLVSKKSK; this is encoded by the coding sequence TTGGCTAACACAGATTTTATGCAAAGTTCACAGGGAGGAGAGCACCGAGAAGATGAAAATATCGTAGAGAACAGAGAGTTAAACATTTTTGAGGCACTCATACCCGTTATTGCTTTGGTGGCCATGTTAGCCTATAACGTTTATGTTTTTGGAGACGATGCCCTTAGCGGTTCAAACCAGTTTATACTTCTTCTGGGCGGCGCGGTAGCGGCAATAGTCGGTTTTCGCAACAAGGTCTCCTACAAAAAGATGATCGGGGAGGTTTCAGAAAACATTAAATCGACTACAGGAGCCTTATTAATCTTATTGATGGTCGGGGCTTTGGCAGGTACATGGCTGATCAGTGGCATTATACCGGCCATGATCTATTACGGCCTGCAGATTTTAAACCCCACTATTTTCTTGGCCGCCTGTGTCATCATATGCGCCATTATATCAGTCGCCACCGGCAGTAGCTGGACGACCTCTGCCACTGTAGGTATTGCACTTATTGGAATCGGCGAAGCTCTGGGCGTTTCTTTGGGAATGACCGCTGGTGCCGTACTCTCGGGCGCATATTTTGGCGATAAGCTCTCTCCATTAAGTGATACTACGAACCTGGCCCCGGCAATGGCCGGCGGTGAATTGTTCGAACACATTCGCTACATGCTCTACACTACCGTACCCACCATTAGCGTCACCTTAATAGTCTTTATCATAATTGGACTGAACATCGATACCAGTGGCTCCGCTGAAATAGGATCGCTGTTAACATCTATTGATGCTACATTCACGATCAACGGATGGCTTTTTATCGTTCCGGCAATCGTAATCTTTCTCATCGTTAAGAAGACTCCCCCTCTAGGAGCTCTTTTAATCGGTACTTTGTTAGGTGCATTGTTCGCTCTAATTTTTCAACCGGAAATCGTTGCAGGTATAACCGAATCAAAAATATTGACATTTGAAAATGGTTATAAGGGAATTTTAAAAGCTATAACAGTCGATACCGCCGTACCCACGGATAATGAGGCGCTGAACGATCTTTTCTCAGCCAGTGGTATGGCCGGCATGTTGGGCACCATCTGGCTTATTGTTTGCGCCATGGTCTTTGGAGGTATAATGGATGGCATAGGAGCCTTAGATCGTATTACCAAATCACTGTTGAACATGGCACAGTCTACTTTCGGACTGTTTGCCAGTACGGTTGGTAGTTGTTTGGCGCTGAACATCACGGCTTCCGATCAGTATTTGGCCATTGTAGTGCCCGGAAAGATGTTCAGTAAGGCTTACGAGGATAAAGGACTAGCTCCTGAAAATTTGAGTAGAACATTGGAAGACTCCGGTACCGTAACTTCGGTCTTAATACCTTGGAACACCTGTGGTGCTTATCACAGTGGTGTTTTAGGCGTCGGTACGGCGGAATATGCCTTCTTTGCCATTTTTAACTGGCTCAGCCCCATAACCACTCTTGTTTTTGCAGCATTGCACATAAAAATCAGACATTTGGTTTCGAAAAAAAGTAAATAA
- a CDS encoding dihydrolipoamide dehydrogenase has product MVERFAKTEISINFVFQFKEKFMSQYDVAVIGSGPGGYVAAIRCAQLGMKTAIIEKYSTLGGTCLNVGCIPSKALLDSSHHYEDAVKHFDIHGIEIPGEVKVNLEKMIARKQGVVDQTTKGIEFLMDKNKIDVYEGLGSFKDATHIDIKKNDGKSETIEAKNIIIATGSKPSTLPFIEIDKERIITSTEALKLKEIPKHLIVIGGGVIGLELGQVYKRLGAEVTVVEYMDRIIPTMDASLSKELTKVMKKQKVKFNLSHKVKSVERSGDEVIVKADDKKGQEIELKGDYCLVSVGRRPYTDGLNAEAAGVKIDERGKIEVNDHLQTSTSNIYAIGDVIRGAMLAHKAEEEGTLVAEQLAGQKPHIDYNLIPGVVYTWPEVAAVGKTEEELKEAGVAYKAGQFPMRALGRSRASMDLDGFVKILADKETDEVLGVHMIGARCADLIAEAVTAMEFRASAEDISRMSHAHPTFAEAVKEAALAATDDRALHI; this is encoded by the coding sequence ATGGTAGAACGGTTCGCTAAAACAGAAATTAGTATTAATTTTGTATTTCAATTCAAAGAAAAATTTATGAGTCAATATGATGTGGCCGTTATCGGCTCTGGTCCTGGAGGATATGTAGCTGCAATTCGTTGCGCCCAGTTGGGAATGAAAACGGCAATAATCGAAAAATATAGCACTCTTGGGGGTACCTGTCTGAATGTAGGCTGTATACCGTCAAAGGCTTTGTTAGATTCTTCCCATCACTATGAAGATGCCGTCAAGCACTTTGATATCCACGGAATCGAAATACCGGGCGAGGTGAAGGTAAATTTAGAGAAAATGATTGCACGCAAACAGGGTGTAGTTGATCAGACCACAAAAGGGATCGAGTTCTTGATGGACAAGAATAAAATCGATGTTTATGAGGGATTGGGAAGTTTTAAAGATGCCACACATATCGATATTAAGAAAAATGACGGTAAATCGGAAACGATTGAGGCTAAGAATATTATCATCGCTACCGGAAGTAAACCTTCAACACTTCCTTTTATAGAAATCGATAAGGAAAGAATCATAACTTCAACGGAGGCCTTAAAGTTGAAAGAGATACCGAAACACCTTATTGTTATCGGTGGAGGGGTAATTGGTCTTGAGCTTGGCCAAGTGTACAAGAGATTGGGTGCCGAGGTAACGGTCGTTGAATATATGGACCGGATCATACCAACTATGGATGCTTCCCTTTCGAAGGAGCTTACCAAAGTGATGAAAAAGCAAAAGGTGAAATTCAACCTTTCGCACAAAGTGAAATCCGTAGAAAGAAGCGGAGACGAAGTAATCGTTAAAGCAGATGATAAGAAAGGTCAAGAAATAGAGCTTAAAGGTGATTACTGCTTGGTTTCCGTTGGCCGCCGCCCGTATACAGACGGATTGAACGCGGAAGCTGCCGGGGTTAAAATTGATGAGCGCGGAAAAATTGAGGTCAACGACCATTTACAAACGTCAACTTCGAACATTTATGCCATCGGTGATGTGATACGAGGTGCAATGCTGGCGCATAAAGCTGAGGAAGAGGGTACTTTGGTTGCTGAGCAGTTAGCGGGTCAAAAACCGCACATCGATTATAACTTGATTCCAGGTGTCGTTTACACTTGGCCGGAGGTTGCCGCTGTAGGCAAAACCGAGGAAGAACTAAAAGAAGCCGGGGTTGCTTATAAAGCGGGACAGTTTCCAATGCGCGCTTTAGGCCGTTCACGCGCGAGTATGGATCTTGACGGATTTGTAAAGATATTGGCCGATAAAGAAACCGACGAAGTACTTGGGGTACATATGATCGGTGCACGTTGTGCCGATTTGATCGCCGAGGCGGTTACCGCAATGGAGTTCAGGGCCTCTGCTGAAGATATTTCAAGAATGAGCCATGCACACCCAACTTTTGCCGAGGCGGTAAAAGAGGCGGCATTGGCTGCTACCGATGACCGT